The nucleotide sequence TCGCGCTCGCGGGCGGCGCTCATCTCACCGAGCTGGCCTTGCGTCGGTCGAGGACACGCCGGCCGAAGACGCTTCGCCGCAGGGAACCAGCGGCAACATCGGCCGCGGCGCTGGCGTTGGGTTCGGTCTCGCGCCGCCGGGCCGGCACGCAAGCGCTCCTGCAAGCGTTCCTGTCCCGGCCCCGCCAGCCGGCCCACCCCCCTGCCCCCGCGGCGGGGACGGGAGGCCGCGGCGCATGAGTGCGCGGTCCCGCTGAACACGAAGAGTCCCGACGCGATCGTCACGACGGCAGGGTCCCGACGACCCAGGAGGAGAGGCCCATGGACCGCATCGCCGCCCTCGCCCTCGCGGGCGCCGTCCTAGCAGGCGTCGTCTCGGCCACGCTGCCGGTGGCGCCGGCCGCCGCGCAGGAGCCGAACCTCACCGATCCCGATCTGATCGCGCGGGGCAAGTACCTCGTCACGGCGGGCGATTGCGTCGCCTGTCACACGGCGCCCGGCGGCAAGCCGTTCGCCGGCAATTACCGGCTCAACACGCCGATCGGCGCGATCCTGACGCCGAACCTGACGCCCGACCCCGAGACCGGCATCGGCAAGTGGGACTACGCCACCTTCGAGCGCGCCTTCCGGCAGGGCATCGGCGACGGGGGCGAGTACCTCTACCCGGCCTTCCCCTTCGGCTGGTACACCAAGGTCACGGACGAGGACACGCGGGCGATCTTCGCCTACCTGAAGTCGCTGCCGCCGGTGAACGAGGCGCGCAAGGACAACGAGATCCCCTTCCCGTTCAACGTCCGCACGGCGCTCATCACCTGGCGCACCGCCTTCTTCAGCGAGGGCCGGTTCGAGCCGGACCCGCAGGCGAGCGCCGAGGTCAACCGCGGCGGCTACCTCGTGGAGGGGCTCGGCCATTGCGGCATGTGCCACAACGAGCGCAAGCTCGTGGGCAACACCAACCTCGCGGGCCGCTTCGGCGGCGGCGTGATCGACGGCTGGTACGCGCCCAACATCACGCCCGACGGCCACCAGGGCATCGGCGCCTGGACCGACGAGCAGGTGGTGACCTACCTCAAGACCGGCACAGCCCCGGGCAACCGGCCGGGCGTCGCAGCCGGCCCAATGCGCCAGACCATCGAGGAGTCGCTCTCGAAGATGACCGACGCCGACCTGAAGGCGATGGTCGCGTATCTCCGCACGATTCCCGCCAAGCAGACCTACAAGGCGCGTGATCTGCAGGCCTTCAACAAGCCCGGCGCACCGGGGGCCGACACCTACCTGACCTACTGCTCCTCCTGCCACCAGCCGGACGGCAAGGGCATCCCGGGCGCGGTGCCGGCACTGGCCGGCAATACCTCGGTGCAGTCGGCCGGGCCCGAGACTGTGCTGCGGGTGATCTACGGCGGGCTCGCCGCCCAGAGCGGCTACGCGCCGATGCCGGCGATCGGCCAGGAGATGACCGACGTCGAGGTCCGCAACGTCACCGACTACATCCGGAATTCCTGGGGCAACAGCGCCCCGGCGATCGGCTCCGACAGCGCCGCCTCGGATGCGCGCGCCGCCACGCAGACCATGCTCGCCGGCACCGCACCCTGCGCCGAGGTCGCGCAAGGGACGGTGCTCAAGGCCTTCGAATCGACCGGCGCCGCCCACGCTCTGAAGGGGCTGACCCAGGAGCAGTTCGTACCCGCCCTCGCCAAGCTCCTGCCCCAGCTGAAGGCCGCCTACGGCGACAGGCCGGCCGAGACCGGCGGCCAGAACGTGGACGACGAGCTGGTGAACGGCCTCACCACGCTCTACTGCCAAGTCGGCAAGGAGCCTTATCTGGAGCGGCAGCGGGCGGGGGCGCCCGAGGCGACGCGGCCTTGGGC is from Methylobacterium radiodurans and encodes:
- a CDS encoding cytochrome c; protein product: MDRIAALALAGAVLAGVVSATLPVAPAAAQEPNLTDPDLIARGKYLVTAGDCVACHTAPGGKPFAGNYRLNTPIGAILTPNLTPDPETGIGKWDYATFERAFRQGIGDGGEYLYPAFPFGWYTKVTDEDTRAIFAYLKSLPPVNEARKDNEIPFPFNVRTALITWRTAFFSEGRFEPDPQASAEVNRGGYLVEGLGHCGMCHNERKLVGNTNLAGRFGGGVIDGWYAPNITPDGHQGIGAWTDEQVVTYLKTGTAPGNRPGVAAGPMRQTIEESLSKMTDADLKAMVAYLRTIPAKQTYKARDLQAFNKPGAPGADTYLTYCSSCHQPDGKGIPGAVPALAGNTSVQSAGPETVLRVIYGGLAAQSGYAPMPAIGQEMTDVEVRNVTDYIRNSWGNSAPAIGSDSAASDARAATQTMLAGTAPCAEVAQGTVLKAFESTGAAHALKGLTQEQFVPALAKLLPQLKAAYGDRPAETGGQNVDDELVNGLTTLYCQVGKEPYLERQRAGAPEATRPWASVIGNFANIAYSQARNPEKRASADAPAPMMPPARN